Genomic DNA from Magnolia sinica isolate HGM2019 chromosome 4, MsV1, whole genome shotgun sequence:
ctttcaaaaaaaacaaaaaaaaactaaccACTCTATGGTTACCCATGACGTAATTTAATTGTAAAACACAATTAATGATCCAAGTTGGATGACTTAAAAACTAAGCTACGAAAATAACTCCATCTCGCTCTAATCAGAAATCAAGTTTACGTTGGGTCCTAGCAGAGCAAACCTACTGTACATTTTTGTCCACTTTGCACGTGTGTCCAACCCAGCTCACGTATGTGCCCTGATATTAGCCAATACGACACAACGGGGCACACTACCTAAATCCACTGTCACAAAAATTAGGttggtccactaatcaggtgggccacaccccatgAAAGAAATATAGGGCTGGAGAAAAGTTGGCTTTGGACCACCGTGATTGTCAAACCCACCTAATGAGCTGTGTGGATGTTCAAACATAGAAAATATCTTGCCTCCTGAGACATGAaactgtgtgaggcccaatgcgtaCGTATATCAACATAAGGATATTGTACGAATCGAATACTCACATCGTGAAAGAGTAGATTGCAGCAAAAGGATTGATAAATTGATAATAAtaaaagatgaagatgaggaagtttttttttccctcttgcaAAGCTAATTAATATGTCGAACACATAGATTATCCAAGCAACTCTCAATTGGCAACATTAGCCTTATAATACTAATAGAACTCAATTCCACTAATAGGAATGCAGGACATTGAACATATAAGGACACAAGAAATCACACGCTTTCACATTCATGTGCATGCATGAAGAACTTTGAAAAGTCTGTTTATAACTCTATCCAATGCACACATTCCGAGCAGATCATGGCTTCCCGCTCATGTAAAATTGGATTTTTGGATAACAATACGTGTAGTCGTCACAAAATATCCACGCAGCACTCGTTTGCCGAAAATTAAACTCTTTTACTTCAGTAACCAAACAGCTTGACAAGCACACATGCTCAAAGGAAGCTTGCTGATTTATTCTTTGCTCATGCTGTTCAAACCAGTCTTTTATCATGAATGGGTATGACTTTTTTCTTTTGATAGTTATTTCCGTCTTTTCTTACTAGAGAAAATTACACAATAATAAAAAGAACTATTGCCATAtgcaaaacatttttttttttaacacacgcacacacacgcccacacactcacgccgaagtgggctttcaccacctatggatactggaacccttgaccgggtgttgaaactcccgaaagtctaccacccgagcaagagcaaggatccataTAACTACCAACCAAACCAACCAACACTCTGGCTAGAACCTGAACATCGGTGAGTCAAACCTTTGCTTGAACTCCTAATTCACTTGTTAATTGCATCATGGCTTAAAAGGGTCCAAAACAATTTCAAAAAGATTaagcttaaaaaataataataataataattaaaatttaaaaaaaaaaaaaaaaaacttgaacaTGATATATAGGTTTTGgcagtcaaaaaagaaaagttgtGCTCTTCTTAAATAGAGTTTCAGATAGCTAGCTACTCTGGCATTGTAAATTAAAAATTGATTACTTAGTATACCCACCTCTTCGGCCTCGCCCCTCGGCCACGAAAGTGACCACCTCTTCCTCTGTGGCCTCCACCTCAAAAAGATTAAGCTCTTTATGCTCATTACAAGGATATATACATGCAAAGTGGTCTAATAAAGTACCAAAACAACTAATGTTGTACGCATGTGCTTCTCATCATACTTGTGAAGATTTGAACCTATGTTTCCGATACCCCCCTCAAAAAAAAAACGCACACCTTCTCTAATTACTAGCTAAcctatatttaatttttaatttctatATGTAATACATTTTTAGGGATGTATTTATATTCAGACAgttaaatattttatttgtacCATGAAATCATAGGAGATGAGATTGCTCGGATGAATGGTCCACACACATGAATTTGAATACTTTGCTTGCCGCAAAtatgttttcttattttcctACATTGTGATTGGTTCACAACATCACTAATGCCTTCAGCACTGATGCATTAAACGCAGTTTGTGATGATGCGGCCCAATAACATCAAACAGGTTTTTTCAATTCCTGACAGGCGGAGGACCCTATGTACTATTTTGGCACAAGTCACTTCTTCAAATCCCTTAGCATAACTATTCTCTCTTAACCGAATGTCACATATCAAATTGAAGAACTTGAGACAACACTTGTTCCATCTTCCATATGCACTACCTCATGAGAGATTAGTCAAGCACATGGAATGGTTGAAATTCCTCCCACTGTCGTGCAATCAAGCGTCATAATTTTCACACTAATGAACTGAACGATCTTTCTTAGACAGTAAAATGGCCTATTTCTTCACACGAGTAGAGGCGCTCAGTGCCTGCAAATGATATGGCAAATAACAGTCTTGTTAGGTTGGAAACCAAAGAATCGTGAACCAAAATAGGGGCAAAAGctgaaagtgggtcccacctccttGTCCCAATCACACCGAAGAGTGATGAACATCAAGATCAATGTCTGAGCAAGAGTACCACCGATCATTCCAGCCCAAATCCCCTGTCATCTCACGAAGGGTCTAGATCAGTTCGGTAAGGGTTCCATTGTATCGATTGGTGTGTTCCACTTTTTATCAGATCCAAGGAATGTATGGAGATGAATAAAGAACGGAACATGAAAAATACCTCAACTCCAAGATGGAAGGCCCACCCCAACAAGACTCCAAGTGGGACCCCAATCAAGTAGTAAGATCCAACGTTTATGTATGCCACCAATGCTTGCCACCCCGACCCAATAGCTACACCTGAAAGAGGTAACCTCTTGTTAGATCTCTAACTACACTTGGGGCCCAttacatggcccatccatgatcaGGACCACATAGCTGCATCGGCAGATTATCCCAATGGTCATCTCGTCGCCCTATTCACATATGATCATGGGCAAGGGCTTGaattatgggacccacctgagtatTTATTAAATGGGCTAAATTTCATCTCGTAACAGGCCTTATAGAAAAGGACATGGGCCAGGCCTGTTTAATGGTAAGAATAACCAGATCATGAATGCTGATGGGCCCACCTGTGTTTTCTTTACTAACTCACCAGAGAGAACCGGTTGGATGCTATTGAGGAGGATGGTTATGGCCAGAAGGATTGATAGTTTGTCAACGGCATGGATGATCACAGGGCTGGTGGTGAAGATGAGAGCGAACTTGTCGTGGAAGATCAAGATCAGAAAGCAAaagatgaggcctattatgaccGATGTCGCCACTGATACAATGGTAGCAAACTTAGCTGCTTTCCCGTTGCCCGCTCCTAGCTCATTGGAGACCCGGACACTGTTTTAACACGAACGATCGGCATAGATTAATTATCAGATCAACTGTGATTGAGAATGTGATTGTTCAGTTCATATTATTGTGATGGACCATACGATCGTTTCCTTTGGTTTTCAGTTATTGCAAGAGGGGgccatgatctagaccattgatctgatgggccccaatgTGGACAGGCCGTTTCCCTGGCTCTTCAAGATGGGACATTCCCAACCTTTGATTGGTAGCTTTAAGATAGACAGCTAAGAAAAGAAATACAGCAGTGGTTAGTTAGCCCATGGGGCCTGCATACTTCGGGCTCTTTAACTTGCCAAGCAACACTGTAAGCCGGAGAACGCAGTAGATAGAGGGATAATAACTAAAGGGTCCACGGTGGTTGAGAGCTTCCTATTCCTAGCAGGACAACCCGGTGGAGAATGCAGCCGAGTTGGGTTGACTCAACCTGTAACCCAATCGAGTTATTGAGTTTTAATGCTATGGTAtacaaggtgttccaaaacagtaACCGTGGCCATAACTGCCACCATCATTACCATTATGATActggctgtaatggccgttacagtccCGTATTGGCAGTTACAGTCCTTTTTTGTTTgttgaaaaaactgttacaggacCGGTATAGGACCGCTATGTTCCGTTACAAGGATGTTACAGCCTATTTTTTctataacggccgtttcgaccatAACGCTTAAcagttatgaccgttaccgttacccaacggctgttacgggcctgtCAAACTAGATTGTAGGTTGCACTGTGGATGTAGCATAATCCTTAGGATGATCAAAACCATCAATATGGATGGTTCTTCTCGTTTTTGTTATCCATTTTAATATCGACAAATTAACGGTTAGGATCAGATAACATACCCAGTGGCTGCGAAAAATGCAAACGGAATCATCATCTCCCAGCCATTGATGTTCATACTGTCAGGAAGAGTGAAACaagaaaaaacaaattaaaaagcaAGGTCAGTAAACATTCAAGCAAGTGTAAAGGCATGTGGTAAGAAATTCGTCAGGGGATGATCTTATCATCTGATCACAAGATTGGACAATCATGGGAGAGGGAccccacattaatggactctttaACTTGATGtaggttcaagtgggccccagttAATTTGGATCCACGGTTAAGGTAACAGCATTCACTGGATCATGAGGCCAGATCCCCCATGAGTATCATCTACACATCCTGGTTGGCCACACACATCTCCAAAGCTTGCCAGTGGATCCAAAGTCCTGGATCGTTGGATCAGAGCtctaaaagcaagaaaagaaagaaaagatactAACCAGATGGACAATGCATCCACAGCAATTTCAGGGTTGCTCAGATTCCCAGTCAATAAGATGAGTATTCTGTAGTACCAGTTCTCCAAGCTTCAGTTTGTACCAAAAACGGAATCAATCAGAGGAAATCATGTCATTCAGTCTTCATGGATCAGAACGTGCAGTGTCTTGACGAACCCATTTCCTACTAGTTCTGGCCCATGATTCGTTTATCCAGAGCGTTAAGCTAGGGAATGACCCAAAAATCTTTCAGATAGGAAGATCCTAGCCGTTCATGAGATGATTTGGTCATTTTATGGACCTTTGCTATATGTTTCTGATTACCGTATATTTGGTCTTTTGGGGAAGCACCCATCAATAGTGACAGTGCAGCCCAAACATTAACGGTGTGGATCGCCGATGCATGGGCTCCATTTGTAACGCCGATGCATTGCGATATAAGTTAATCGTGCCACCTTCATCAGATCGCTTGGTCGTTCCAACTGGCCATCTGGTTGTCAAACAGACCCATCAATCATATTGTGGGCTACCAcataaaaatcacactgatccaaGGATTCTAACAGTTGGATCGTTTGCcaataaaatggacggtcaagatcatttatggAAAAGTAGGCTAAGTCAATAATTTGAGCCATCTATAAAATGGAGGTTagtcattttatcagataatcctaaccatcccatccatggcccaGAAAACAGATGGCTATAGAAAGAAACCTACTAATGGATGGATCTAATTATCTTATCACTGTGATTTTCACGTAGTGACCCACGAAATGTAAGACGAAGCTAATAGACAGTCCAGATCCATCATTCGAATTCCTCAAGTGTCATGATGCAAGTGAGAGAACTATAACTTATAGAGCACTGGATCATCTCGCAACTAGTAGATACTCAAAtttgggctgtcaatgggccggccGTAGGCTTGGTCTTGGGCCGATTTTGAACTGATTCGGGCCGGACCCTCGGTCCTGTTGAAAATCTTGAATTTGGAGGCCCgatcccggcccattgacacccctaaatcaaaggaatttaaaataaaataaaatttacgaaaaaaaaaaaactctccagccaatccgcttcctaaaagGGATGAAAAAATTAGCAATTCCCCAAGTGGGTCGTCAGATCGTCAGATTTATGGATCTGACCCACTATGGACTGGGCTTGGGCCACACTTCATACCCACAAACTGGATCCAAACCTGATTATCAGGTCCAGTAGCAAAACAGACAAGATCCGAACCATTCATGGTTCCCACAATGGACGAGGATATAACCTGGAGATATCCCAGATTGAAATCTTAACTCTTTGTTCAATGGGCCAACAAATAGACGGTCAGGAGAAAAATTAAAGCAATGGTTGAACACATTACACGGAAGAAAACAGGAGCCTCCTATTGATACCCcatccacggtgggtcccatcagacCAATGGTTTGATCCCCGAAAATGGGAGTGATGTCTACATAATCCTGCAGGTTAGCAAACTACACCTATCTTGAGCAAATGACGATCATAAACAAATGGGCCATGCCCGAGATAGGGCCCAAAGCATACCACAGCATGATACCAGAAGCTACGGACAGTTTCAGAAGCTCCCATAGCCCAGAGAAAGCTTCCATGGAGAAACCAGTCCATGTAAGTGGACATCCACCCCACACTGTATATGCGATCAGGCCCAGTGGGGATAGCCACCACGAGAGATTTAGAACCCAAGTGGCCCCAACAATGCCGAGATCGAGCAGATGAATGACGACCCAGCTCAAGAATACATGGACAGCAAATACAGCAGCGGACACATAGGCAATGATTACTGCTTTACGTTGGGACAGTAAAAACCTCTGGAGTGTGAACTGGAAGCCCAAGGAGAAATGTAGAGGGAGTAACCACAGTGACAAGGCCCCGGCTTGCTCGGCGATTTCTCGTGGCTGCCCGATCATCTCAAGAACTGGGGCTGCAAAAATGTAGAGTGGGGTCATGATGATCGATGCGATGAGGATGATGATCCAAGAGCGTTGCATGTAGATGCCCAACATCTGATATTTCTTTGCACCATAAGCTTGTCCACACAGTGTCTCCAGGGCGCTTGCCATCCCTAACTGCGGTAAAACAAGAGAGAAAACTGAGCGTTGATTGCGGGATGGTGTTTtaatgggccaccacatggatagGCCATAGCCCAAAATTGAATGGAGATCAATGATCTGCATCTAACCATCAAAAGTTAAAGCAATTGGGATGGTGTAAGTTTCCAATTACTTTGTTTGGGCCTATAGTCATCCATGTAGGATTGATTGGTAAAACATACAAACCGAACAACTTTCAAATAGACTTTACATACTTCATCTTTACCTCATTTCTAATGGAAGCACGTGGCAAAATCAAATCTACCAATAGACGCATTTACAAAAGAGATGTAAATTAGGTAGTGAGTAGCACCACCTTTAGAGATGGTGTGGTTACATGGCAAGATTTGGTTGGTGGGGATATGCAGTGTCGGGTAGTTGTTATCCAGGTAACAAcctaacagcttagtgggtgttatgcgggaacggattggctactccccctgacaccagccaatggctgatggtcggtgctatgtgggccccaccaagatgtatgtgttttatccatgccgtccatctatttttaaagatcattttaaaacatgagaccaaaatttagaTATGTCcctatctgaaatggaccacgttacaggaaacagtgttgaatgagtgtcaaccattaaaaacatttcgggggctataaaagttttggatcgaggtgatttttgtttttacccttcatctgggcttgtatgacctaataaacagattggatttcaaataaacagtacagtgggccttaggaggattttaatgatggatatccaatcactattgttttcatgtggtgtggtccacctgagatttatatacctctaatttttggaataaatacctaaaatgatatttaaaaatggatgaacgtagtggatgatatacatacatcatggtggggcccacagagcaccggccaccagccacggggctggtgtcaggggagtagccaatccgtttccgtgttacccttatcatgtgggcccatctcgATGACTGTGcttcatatccacgccgttcatctgtttttcagctcatttaagattgttatcccaaaaattaatcagatcctGGTGGATCACACCAATGAAAAAAGTTGTGAATTACCATTAAaaggttttgtgggccacaaaagttttggataaagctaatttttgcattttcccttcTCTCAGttttggttgaccttatcaaggggttgggtggaaaataaacattacacttcTTCTTACAATGGTACTtggtaaatttttaatggtgagatttcaatcatcactatttcttgtggtgtggtccacctgagatttggatgtgcttaattACCATGAACACGAgttaaaatgatccggaaaaatgaatggacagaatagatataaaacatatcatcaaggtgggccctacgtaagGTTAACACcgtaatccatagctcaagtggcaggctgagtgaaagatacctcgtttcaacacagaggtattggtatcgattccctattGGGGATGGCTAACCgtatgaactgacagtgggtgtactaacaagctaataaaaaaaaagcCACTACGGTGTTACCTGAGTAACAACTAATCCGCGCCCATGAGGCTAAACCGCTGTCAGACAAAAGGCCCGGCAGGTACGTGATACTTCTTCAGTAGGACGAACGACTTCATGCggatgatatccacaccgtccatcaggtacgctTTCTAGTGTTTTGCATTCGAATCAAACATCTCACCAATCCGAAACTTGGAAACCCAATTGGAACTCACCGTAGTAAAAAGTGAAAAATCATGACTAATACCTTTAGATTCATATAGGCTCACATAAATTTCGAAACAACGTGATTTTGATAAGCCAATTCAGAACGGATGGATAAGTAAACTAATTAATCAACGGTAAGCCACAGACTGAACTACTGGTTGGCATTCCATTTCAAAATTTATcaaggtgtggctcacttgagctttaaacCCTCCTGATCTTCAGGATCCAAGGTGAACATGAGACaactcacctgatggacggagtggatcttatgCACGTCATAACCCACACGTGAGGCACTGTTCGTCGCAAGCCCCTTCCTCACTACACGGAGCCAGGCTCGCGCGGTTCAAAGAAAAAGGTTTCGCTAAAATATCTACTGAAGGGACAACGAGAAGAGTCGTTCCGAttgaagcggattgggtggtatACCCtacgccagctatatagctgatgtattgatgtcagccAGCTCTGTGGGTcaaatcatgaggcatgtgttaaatccaaaccgtccactaatttggcaagctcatcttaaggcttgagccgaaaaataaaacatatatagagatcaattagaccacactaccaaaaacagtaggggattgaacgtctaccattgaaacccttttggggtcacagaagtttcggatcaatatgaaatttgtttttcctcttctttatcgattgaatgtctaccattgaaactcttttgtgcCACACACCATCTATACAGCTAGCGTAGTTACGTGTCTTGCGAAGACGAGCGGTAGCgctcgagttgtacaaacggttcaaaggagatcaaattacatggccccacaatgatgtatttattatatccacactgttcatccatttttcgtgatcattttagagtactatGAAAAAATCGaatcaaatccaaagatcaactggaccacaacataaatagcaacggagataatgattttcaccgttaaaaaattcttagggcccaccatactgtttattttccatccaatctgttcataaggttacaaagacctcgatgaagaggaaaaacaaatttcatattgatccaaaacttttgtgaacctcaaatgggtttcaatggcagacgttcaatcctccgttggtttttcagtgtggtccaattgatcgttagatctgtcttatttttcatctcaagactTACGAAGAGCTCATggacgttttggatataacacatacatgggacccactgatctTGCTGa
This window encodes:
- the LOC131242388 gene encoding protein DETOXIFICATION 27-like — protein: MEGGDGSVPLLEAKEGGLGKRSWMESKKLWHVAGPAVFSRICMYGTGVVTQAFAGHLGNIQLAAFSIAYTVVVGFAFGLLLGMASALETLCGQAYGAKKYQMLGIYMQRSWIIILIASIIMTPLYIFAAPVLEMIGQPREIAEQAGALSLWLLPLHFSLGFQFTLQRFLLSQRKAVIIAYVSAAVFAVHVFLSWVVIHLLDLGIVGATWVLNLSWWLSPLGLIAYTVWGGCPLTWTGFSMEAFSGLWELLKLSVASGIMLCLENWYYRILILLTGNLSNPEIAVDALSICMNINGWEMMIPFAFFAATGVRVSNELGAGNGKAAKFATIVSVATSVIIGLIFCFLILIFHDKFALIFTTSPVIIHAVDKLSILLAITILLNSIQPVLSGVAIGSGWQALVAYINVGSYYLIGVPLGVLLGWAFHLGVEGIWAGMIGGTLAQTLILMFITLRCDWDKEALSASTRVKK